A stretch of the Medicago truncatula cultivar Jemalong A17 chromosome 5, MtrunA17r5.0-ANR, whole genome shotgun sequence genome encodes the following:
- the LOC11433052 gene encoding phosphatidate cytidylyltransferase 1, which yields MRDLNSDNSCISPKTPNFRQRRRSNEFPPEISKSNGAILLVNDKYKYRSMWIRAYSSLWMLAFVSLIIYMGHLYIWAMVVVIQIFMASELFNLLRIASQDKRLPKFKLLNWHFFFTAMLYVYGRILSQHLVNTVTSDKFFYRLVSNLIKYQMVICYFLYIAGFVWFILSLKKRYYKYQFGQYAWTHMILIVVFTQSAFTVANIFQGIFWFLFPASLIAMNDVAAYFFGFFFGKTPLIKLSPKKTWEGFIGASVATMIAAFTFANFLGRFNWLTCPRKDLSTGWLECDPDPIFKPEYIPMPGFVSHWIPEKEIAVLPVQWHALWLGLFASIIAPFGGFFASGFKRAFKIKDFGDSIPGHGGFTDRMDCQMVMAVFVYIYHQSFIVPHDYTIDVLLDQIMRDLGFEEQLALYTRLGQILHERQLMHT from the exons ATGAGAGATTTGAATTCAGATAATAGCTGTATTTCACCAAAAACTCCAAATTTTCGGCAAAGAAGACGCTCAAATGAG TTTCCTCCTGAAATAAGCAAATCAAATGGAGCCATTTTACTtgtaaatgataaatataaatacagATCAATGTGGATACGTGCATATTCATCTCTATGGATGCTAGCATTTGTCTCACTTATCATATATATGGGTCATCTTTACATCTGGGCTATGGTGGTTGTTATCCAAATATTTATGGCTAGTGAGCTCTTCAATCTATTGAGAATAGCTAGTCAAGATAAACGTCTCCCCAAGTTTAAGCTCTTGAATTG GCATTTTTTCTTCACGGCGATGCTATACGTATACGGCCGTATTCTCAGTCAACACCTTGTGAATACAGTGACATCAGATAAATTTTTCTATAGACTTGTCAGCAACCTCATCAAGTATCAGATGGTTATATGTTACTTCTTATATATTGCAG GTTTTGTATGGTTTATTCTTTCATTAAAGAAGAGATACTACAAATATCAATTTGGCCagtatgcatggacacatatgataCTTATTGTCGTGTTTACACAGTCTGCATTCACGGTAGCTAATATATTTCAAGGAATTTTCTG GTTTCTTTTCCCTGCATCTCTAATTGCTATGAATGATGTTGCTGCATATTTCTTTGGTTTCTTCTTTGGGAAAACACCTCTGATCAAGTTATCTCCAAAGAAAACATGGGAAGGTTTTATTGGAGCATCTGTTGCAACTATGATTGCGGCATTTACG TTTGCAAACTTTTTGGGACGCTTCAATTGGTTAACATGTCCAAGGAAG GATTTATCAACTGGTTGGCTTGAGTGTGACCCTGACCCAATTTTTAAGCCAGAGTACATTCCAATGCCAGGATTTGTTTCTCATTGG ATTCCTGAGAAAGAGATCGCAGTTTTGCCAGTACAGTGGCATGCCTTGTGGCTAGGACTATTTGCATCCATCATAGCACCATTCGGAGGATTTTTCGCTAGCGGTTTCAAAAGAGCTTTTAAAATCAAG GACTTTGGTGACAGTATACCTGGACATGGTGGATTTACTGACAGAATGGACTGCCAG ATGGTGATGGCAGTTTTTGTTTACATTTACCATCAGTCATTTATTGTCCCCCATGACTATACCATTGATGTACTTTTGGACCAG ATAATGAGGGACCTTGGTTTTGAGGAGCAGCTGGCTCTTTATACAAGACTTGGGCAGATATTACATGAAAGGCAATTAATGCATACATGA
- the LOC11432014 gene encoding protein HOMOLOG OF MAMMALIAN LYST-INTERACTING PROTEIN 5, with product MAENEPAKPLLPYLQRADELQKHEPLVSYYCRLYAMERGLRIPQSDRTKTTNALLVSLMKQLEKDKKGLKLGPEDNLYLEGFALNVFGKADKQDRAGRADVNTAKTFYAASIFFEILNQFGELQPDLEQKQKYAVWKAADIRKALKEGRKPVAGPPAGDEDLSVLSSSPSNIYDIGTTETSASGAGSESDSTHGYHNPVNYQNLPSIPPAPKFNDTLNDQNSANIPPSLQFHDRVNDNKHSSIVSPSSHSYTPGVYPSQDYHPPPSSQDYHHPPPSQEYHPPPPSQDYHPPPPSQDYPPPPSQDYHPPPPSQDYQPPPPSQDYHQPPPARSDSSYSEPYNHQQYSPDQSQNLGPNYPSHETPPPYSLPHFQSYPSFTESSLPSVPVNHTYYQGPDASYSSQSAPLTTNHSLNTQNSSSSRNGTVPEPKPTTPTYQYDSSYQPPPERIAEAHKAARFAVGALAFDDVSIAVDYLKKSLELLTNPSVGQ from the exons ATGGCGGAGAACGAACCCGCGAAGCCTTTGTTACCATACCTTCAACGCGCCGATGAATTACAGAAACACGAACCTCTCGTTTCTTATTACT gtCGATTATATGCGATGGAAAGAGGATTGAGGATTCCACAAAGTGATCGCACCAAAACTACTAATGCTCTTCTTGTTTCTCTCATGAAACAGCTTGAAAAG GATAAAAAGGGACTCAAGTTGGGGCCTGAAGATAATTTATATCTTGAGGGATTTGCTTTGAATGTGTTTGGGAAAGCAGACAAGCAAGATCGTGCTGGAAGAGCAGATGT GAATACAGCAAAAACATTTTACGCTGCTAGCATCTTTTTTGAGATTCTTAATCAATTTGGTGAACTTCAGCCTGAT CTGGAGCAGAAACAGAAATATGCAGTATGGAAAGCAGCTGATATAAGAAAGGCTTTGAAAGAAGGAAGGAAGCCTGTGGCTGGCCCACCTGCTGGTGACGAGGACCTGTCCGTTCTGTCGAGCTCTCCTAGtaatatatat GATATTGGGACTACTGAAACTTCTGCTTCTGGTGCTGGGTCAGAATCCGATTCAACACATGGTTATCATAACCCTGTCAACTACCAGAATCTGCCAAGCATTCCTCCTGCACCTAAATTCAACGACACTCTTAATGATCAAAATTCTGCAAACATTCCACCATCTTTGCAGTTTCATGATAGGGTAAATGATAATAAGCATTCTTCCATTGTTTCTCCATCATCTCACTCTTATACACCTGGAGTTTATCCTTCCCAAGACTACCATCCTCCTCCATCTTCCCAGGATTATCATCACCCACCACCTTCCCAAGAATACCATCCTCCTCCACCTTCCCAAGATTACCATCCTCCGCCACCTTCCCAGGATTATCCTCCTCCACCTTCCCAGGATTACCATCCTCCTCCACCTTCTCAAGATTATCAACCCCCTCCACCTTCCCAAGATTACCATCAGCCTCCACCTGCAAGATCAGACAGTTCTTATTCCGAGCCCTACAACCACCAACAATACTCACCAGATCAGTCACAGAATTTAGGTCCCAATTACCCTTCTCACGAAACTCCCCCTCCTTACTCTCTTCCCCATTTTCAATCTTATCCAAGTTTTACAGAAAGCAGCCTACCGTCGGTACCAGTAAACCACACTTATTATCAAGGGCCCGATGCTTCATATTCTTCCCAGTCAGCTCCTCTGACTACAAACCATTCATTAAATACCCAAAACAGTTCCAGCAGCAGAAATGGTACTGTCCCAGAACCCAAGCCAACAACTCCGACATACCAGTATGACAGTAGCTACCAGCCACCACCTGAAAGAATAGCAGAGGCACACAAAGCTGCAAGATTTGCCGTTGGGGCACTGGCATTCGATGATGTCTCAATTGCAGTAGACTACTTGAAGAAATCACTAGAGTTGCTAACAAACCCATCAGTTGGCCAGTAA
- the LOC11436648 gene encoding 65-kDa microtubule-associated protein 1, translating into MAVTEAQNPLIGENTCGSLLKKLQEIWDEVGESDEERDKMLLQLEQECLDVYKRKVEHAAKSRAQLLQALSDAKLELSTLLSALGEKGFAGIPDNTSGTIKEQLAAIAPALEQLWQQKEERIKDFSDVQSQIQKICGEITGSLNLNDVPAVDESDLTLKKFEEYQSELQELQKEKSDRLQKVFEFVSTVHDLCAVLGMDFFSTVTEVHPSLNDSTGVQSKSISNETLARLANTVLTLKEDKKQRLHKLQELASQLIDLWNLMDTPPEERKLFDHVTCNISASVDEVTIPGALALDLIEQAEVEVERLDQLKASRMKEIAFKKQSELEVIFANAHIEIDSDAAREKIMALIDSGDIEPTELLADMDNQIAKAQEEALSRKDILDKVEKWMSACEEESWLEDYNRDDNRYNASRGAHLNLKRAEKARILVNKIPALVDTLVAKTRAWEETHDMSFTYDGVPLLAMLDEYAMLRHEREEEKRRMRDQKKFQELQSTEPEAPFGSKPSPARPVSAAKKVGGPRANGGANGTPNRRLSLNAHQNGSRSISKDGKRDNRPVAPVNYVAMSKEDAASHVSGTEPIPTSP; encoded by the exons ATGGCCGTAACTGAAGCTCAAAACCCTCTTATTGGAGAGAACACATGTGGTTCCTTGTTGAAGAAGCTGCAG GAAATATGGGATGAGGTTGGTGAAAGTGACGAGGAACGGGACAAGATGCTTCTTCAGTTAGAGCAGGAGTGCTTGGATGTGTACAAGAGAAAGGTTGAACATGCTGCAAAGTCAAGGGCACAACTACTTCAAGCATTGTCTGATGCTAAGCTTGAGCTTTCAACACTTCTATCTGCTCTTGGTGAAAAGGGCTTTGCTGGAATT CCTGATAATACTTCTGGAACTATCAAGGAACAGCTTGCAGCTATAGCACCAGCACTTGAACAGCTATGGCAACAAAAGGAAGAAAGGATAAAGGATTTCTCAGATGTACAGTCACAGATTCAAAAAATATGTGGAGAGATAACTGGGAGCTTGAACCTTAATGATGTACCTGCAGTTGATGAGTCGGACCTGACCCTGAAGAAGTTTGAAGAATATCAATCTGAGCTTCAAGAACTTCAAAAGGAAAAG AGTGACAGGTTGCAAAAGGTTTTTGAATTTGTGAGTACTGTGCATGATCTATGTGCTGTCCTTGGTATGGACTTCTTTAGTACGGTAACTGAGGTCCATCCAAGCCTGAATGATTCTACTGGTGTGCAATCCAAAAGCATAAGCAATGAAACTCTAGCCAGGCTTGCTAACACAGTTTTAACGCTGAAAGAAGATAAAAAGCAGAGGTTGCACAAG CTCCAAGAATTAGCTTCTCAATTAATTGATCTGTGGAATCTAATGGATACCCCTCCAGAGGAAAGGAAACTGTTTGACCATGTTACCTGTAACATCTCAGCTTCTGTCGATGAAGTCACTATTCCTGGTGCCCTTGCTCTGGATCTGATTGAGCAG GCTGAAGTGGAAGTTGAGAGACTTGACCAGCTTAAAGCAAGCAGGATGAAGGAAATTGCTTTCAAGAAGCAATCAGAACTTGAAGTGATATTTGCTAATGCTCATATAGAAATAGATTCGGATGCTGCAAGAGAGAAGATTATGGCATTGATTGATTCTGGAGACATTGAACCAACTGAATTACTGGCTGATATGGACAATCAAATAGCGAAAGCTCAAGAAGAAGCTTTAAGCCGAAAAGATATATTGGACAAGGTTGAGAAATGGATGTCAGCATGTGAAGAGGAGAGCTGGCTTGAGGACTATAATCGG GATGACAACAGGTATAATGCAAGCAGAGGTGCACACTTAAACCTCAAGAGAGCAGAGAAAGCTCGGATACTGGTAAATAAAATTCCCG CTTTGGTTGATACATTGGTTGCGAAAACACGTGCATGGGAAGAGACTCATGATATGTCATTCACATATGACGGCGTTCCTCTTCTTGCCATGTTAGATGAATATGCCATGCTTAGGCATGAACGGGAAGAAGAAAAACGAAGAATGAGG GATCAGAAGAAATTTCAGGAGCTGCAAAGCACGGAACCAGAGGCCCCCTTTGGTTCAAAACCCAGCCCTGCTAGGCCAGTTAGCGCTGCTAAGAAGGTAGGTGGCCCTCGTGCTAATGGAGGGGCCAACGGTACTCCTAACCGACGGCTATCGCTTAATGCTCATCAAAATGGAAGCAGGTCCATATCAAAAGATGGAAAAAGGGATAATAGACCAGTTGCTCCTGTGAATTATGTGGCCATGTCAAAAGAAGATGCTGCTTCCCACGTTTCTGGTACTGAACCCATCCCAACATCACCCTAA
- the LOC11427367 gene encoding trigger factor-like protein TIG, Chloroplastic — MNLDYIHYPTKSNSVSAKVDFAAMELCTRTFTTTSLPFNPSFSLPSSSSSSSSISLHLHSNTTLKPFKFNLSSSFIQPSLYHHTSSPFTVSASSSSSVELFPENDRLPAQLKVTETKESNSRVTLHVEVPSLVCEDCYERVLVEFTKFAKVPGFRPGKKIPESILVGYVGSKNVQKATIESILRRTLSHAVTAVTGRALQDSIRIVTKFSDMEDTYSSLGYLRYDVSVDVAPEIKWISDDAYKNLKVVVEIDNEIDAHIASEKEFRRRYKSAGVLKVVTDRGLQVGDVVVLDISATTVDQESNIKNIPSAESKGFNFDTEDSEILVPGFLDSIIGIGRGETKSFPLVFPETWKQENLQGVHAQFTVECKELFYRDLPELDDSIADKLIPGCTTVQQVKDLLLERFQEIEQTAREQATDNAILDQISKMVEVDIPQSLFDEQGRQLYGSSLLEMQTKIKLSEQQLATLSSPKAVNEYLEHHRENITNLIKQNLAVGDIYKRENMQLPTEDIVKEVENSIAEFKRQKQEYDEERVKEQVQEILEGAKVLEWLREHAEVQYITI, encoded by the exons atgaaTCTGGATTATATTCATTATCCGACCAAGAGTAACTCTGTTTCAGCTAAAGTTGATTTTGCTGCCATGGAGCTCTGTACTCGAACCTTCACAACTACTTCTCTTCCTTTCAacccttctttctctcttccttcttcttcttcttcttcttcttcaatttctcttcatcttcattccAATACTACTCTTAAacccttcaaattcaatctctcATCTTCTTTCATTCAACCATCTCTTTATCATCACACTTCTTCTCCCTTCACTGTctcagcttcttcttcttcttcagttGAACTTTTCCCAGAAAATGACCGTCTTCCTGCTCAATTGAAGGTCACTGAAACAAAGGAATCCAATTCCAGA GTTACATTGCATGTGGAGGTTCCATCACTTGTATGCGAGGACTGTTATGAAAGGGTCCTAGTTGAGTTTACAAAGTTCGCCAAG GTACCTGGATTTCGTCCTGGAAAAAAGATCCCGGAAAGTATTCTTGTTGGTTATGTGGGGAGTAAAAATGTTCAAAAGGCTACGATCGAATCAATATTGAGGAGGACACTTTCACACGCTGTAACAGCA gTTACTGGAAGGGCTTTGCAGGATTCTATACGTATAGTTACTAAATTTTCTGATATGGAGGATACCTATTCTTCTCTCGGATATCTTAG ATATGATGTGAGTGTTGATGTTGCACCAGAAATCAAATGGATTTCTGATGATGCATACAAAAACTTGAAGGTTGTTGTTGAGATAGACAATGAAATAGATGCTCACATAGCatctgaaaaagaatttagaCGGCGTTACAAGTCAGCCGGTGTACTGAAAGTTGTTACTGATAGAGGACTACAG GTCGGTGATGTTGTTGTACTTGACATCTCAGCAACGACCGTTGATCAAGAAtcaaatatcaaaaatattCCTTCTGCTGAAAGTAAAG GATTCAATTTTGATACAGAGGATAGTGAAATATTAGTACCAGGTTTCCTTGATTCTATAATTGGAATTGGTCGAGGCGAAACAAAGTCATTCCCCCTTGTTTTTCCTGAAACATGGAAGCAGGAAAATCTCCAAGGTGTTCATGCTCAGTTTACT GTTGAGTGCAAAGAACTTTTTTACAGAGATTTACCAGAGCTAGATGATTCTATTGCTGATAAGCTTATCCCTGGATGTACCACAGTGCAACAG GTCAAAGACTTATTGTTAGAAAGATTCCAAGAGATAGAGCAAACAGCTAGGGAACAAGCAACTGATAATGCTATATTAGATCAGATTTCTAAG ATGGTGGAAGTTGATATACCTCAATCCTTGTTTGATGAACAAGGTAGACAGCTATATGGATCCAGCCTATTAGAAATGCAG acaaaaataaaactaagtGAGCAGCAGCTGGCTACTCTATCAAGTCCAAAGGCCGTGAATGAATATCTTGAGCATCATAGggaaaatattacaaatttgaTCAAACAGAACCTGGCAGTTGGTGACATATATAAGCGTGAAAATATGCAG CTTCCTACTGAAGACATCGTCAAAGAGGTTGAGAATTCCATTGCTGAATTCAAACGTCAAAAACAAGAATACGACGAGGAACGTGTAAAGGAACAG GTTCAAGAAATACTAGAAGGAGCTAAGGTGCTAGAGTGGTTGAGAGAACATGCAGAAGTTCAGTATATAACAATATGA